In Oncorhynchus clarkii lewisi isolate Uvic-CL-2024 chromosome 24, UVic_Ocla_1.0, whole genome shotgun sequence, one DNA window encodes the following:
- the LOC139382446 gene encoding transmembrane protease serine 4-like isoform X1, protein MSTDTWLAEESNRPLNPRQQVVVRPGRKRKVMTAPNSQKGKSSSRKRVLITVLMVLVVLGILVTAGYFIAQLINSKYFFCSRSVKFIPLDKACNGMADCSGGEDELTCVTNMTVNTTFPVRLVSEQSVLQIYSAGTGWRSVCSEDWTQQHTEKACQQLGYTYKPVSSIISVRNLSSSMKTGPFSGVRVAAETTPIYQTVIDRQVCNSGSVISLTCSDCGERGRSDRIVGGVDASIEEWPWQVSLQQNGQHTCGGSLVSPRWVVTAAHCFSGSKKELSRWQVVSGRTYMGTLGGSYVDRIILNGQYNAARNDYDLAMMRLTKPITVGNSRRPVCLPPKNLGLKAGDTMTVTGWGYLEEKGKVSPVLQKATLPLIDSAQCSSPTVYGSSITPRMLCAGYLKGKVDACQGDSGGPLVYLSEQWQLVGVVSWGIGCAREGRPGVYCNVDDMLNWIHTVMEKNP, encoded by the exons ATGAGT actgacACCTGGCTCGCTGAAGAAAGCAATAGACCATTAAATCCTAGACAACAAG ttgTAGTGCGGCCTGGTCGGAAAAGAAAAGTCATGACGGCGCCGAACTCCCAGAAAGGGAAGTCCTCGTCGAGGAAGAGGGTCCTGATCACCGTGTTGATGGTACTGGTAGTGCTGGGGATCCTGGTCACGGCTGGATACTTCA TCGCACAGCTGATCAACAGTAAGTACTTTTTCTGCTCCCGGTCTGTGAAGTTCATTCCCCTGGACAAAGCGTGTAATGGGATGGCGGACTGTTCAGGAGGAGAGGACGAGCTCACCTGTGTGACCAACATGACGGTCAACACTACCTttccag TGCGTCTGGTCTCTGAGCAGAGTGTTCTCCAGATCTACAGTGCCGGGACAGGATGGAGGAGTGTGTGTAGTGAGGACTGGACCCAGCAACACACAGAGAAAGCCTGTCAACAGCTGGGCTACACCTA TAAACCCGTCAGTAGTATCATCTCAGTGAGGAACTTGTCCTCGTCCATGAAGACAGGACCGTTCTCAGGGGTCAGGGTCGCAGCCGAAACCACGCCCATTTACCAGACTGTCATTGACCG CCAGGTGTGTAACTCAGGATCCGTGATCTCCCTGACCTGCTCcg actgtggaGAGCGGGGGAGATCGGACCGTATCGTGGGGGGTGTGGATGCATCTATAGAAGAGTGGCCGTGGCAGGTGAGCCTGCAGCAGAACGGACAACACACGTGTGGAGGGTCACTGGTGTCACCGCGCTGGGTCGTCACAGCAGCGCATTGCTTCTCTGG tagtaaGAAAGAGCTGAGTCGCTGGCAGGTGGTGTCTGGTAGGACTTACATGGGCACCCTGGGAGGCTCATATGTAGACAGGATCATACTGAATGGACAATACAACGCAGCCCGCAACGACTACGACCTGGCCATGATGAGGCTGACCAAACCCATCACTGTAGGAA ACTCTCGTCGGCCCGTGTGTTTGCCCCCTAAGAACCTGGGACTGAAGGCAGGAGACACTATGACGGTGACAGGCTGGGGCTACCTGGAGGAGAAGG GTAAAGTGTCTCCTGTCCTCCAGAAGGCTACCCTTCCCCTTATAGACAGCGCTCAGTGCTCCAGTCCCACTGTCTACGGTTCCTCAATTACTCCCAGGATGCTTTGCGCTGGTTACCTGAAGGGCAAAGTGGACGCATGTCAG GGAGACAGTGGTGGTCCTCTTGTGTACCTGTCAGAACAATGGCAGCTGGTGGGGGTGGTGAGTTGGGGGATCGGCTGTGCCAGAGAGGGTCGACCAGGGGTCTACTGCAACGTGGACGATATGCTCAACTGGATACACACTGTCATGGAG aaaaacccttga
- the LOC139382446 gene encoding transmembrane protease serine 4-like isoform X2 encodes MTAPNSQKGKSSSRKRVLITVLMVLVVLGILVTAGYFIAQLINSKYFFCSRSVKFIPLDKACNGMADCSGGEDELTCVTNMTVNTTFPVRLVSEQSVLQIYSAGTGWRSVCSEDWTQQHTEKACQQLGYTYKPVSSIISVRNLSSSMKTGPFSGVRVAAETTPIYQTVIDRQVCNSGSVISLTCSDCGERGRSDRIVGGVDASIEEWPWQVSLQQNGQHTCGGSLVSPRWVVTAAHCFSGSKKELSRWQVVSGRTYMGTLGGSYVDRIILNGQYNAARNDYDLAMMRLTKPITVGNSRRPVCLPPKNLGLKAGDTMTVTGWGYLEEKGKVSPVLQKATLPLIDSAQCSSPTVYGSSITPRMLCAGYLKGKVDACQGDSGGPLVYLSEQWQLVGVVSWGIGCAREGRPGVYCNVDDMLNWIHTVMEKNP; translated from the exons ATGACGGCGCCGAACTCCCAGAAAGGGAAGTCCTCGTCGAGGAAGAGGGTCCTGATCACCGTGTTGATGGTACTGGTAGTGCTGGGGATCCTGGTCACGGCTGGATACTTCA TCGCACAGCTGATCAACAGTAAGTACTTTTTCTGCTCCCGGTCTGTGAAGTTCATTCCCCTGGACAAAGCGTGTAATGGGATGGCGGACTGTTCAGGAGGAGAGGACGAGCTCACCTGTGTGACCAACATGACGGTCAACACTACCTttccag TGCGTCTGGTCTCTGAGCAGAGTGTTCTCCAGATCTACAGTGCCGGGACAGGATGGAGGAGTGTGTGTAGTGAGGACTGGACCCAGCAACACACAGAGAAAGCCTGTCAACAGCTGGGCTACACCTA TAAACCCGTCAGTAGTATCATCTCAGTGAGGAACTTGTCCTCGTCCATGAAGACAGGACCGTTCTCAGGGGTCAGGGTCGCAGCCGAAACCACGCCCATTTACCAGACTGTCATTGACCG CCAGGTGTGTAACTCAGGATCCGTGATCTCCCTGACCTGCTCcg actgtggaGAGCGGGGGAGATCGGACCGTATCGTGGGGGGTGTGGATGCATCTATAGAAGAGTGGCCGTGGCAGGTGAGCCTGCAGCAGAACGGACAACACACGTGTGGAGGGTCACTGGTGTCACCGCGCTGGGTCGTCACAGCAGCGCATTGCTTCTCTGG tagtaaGAAAGAGCTGAGTCGCTGGCAGGTGGTGTCTGGTAGGACTTACATGGGCACCCTGGGAGGCTCATATGTAGACAGGATCATACTGAATGGACAATACAACGCAGCCCGCAACGACTACGACCTGGCCATGATGAGGCTGACCAAACCCATCACTGTAGGAA ACTCTCGTCGGCCCGTGTGTTTGCCCCCTAAGAACCTGGGACTGAAGGCAGGAGACACTATGACGGTGACAGGCTGGGGCTACCTGGAGGAGAAGG GTAAAGTGTCTCCTGTCCTCCAGAAGGCTACCCTTCCCCTTATAGACAGCGCTCAGTGCTCCAGTCCCACTGTCTACGGTTCCTCAATTACTCCCAGGATGCTTTGCGCTGGTTACCTGAAGGGCAAAGTGGACGCATGTCAG GGAGACAGTGGTGGTCCTCTTGTGTACCTGTCAGAACAATGGCAGCTGGTGGGGGTGGTGAGTTGGGGGATCGGCTGTGCCAGAGAGGGTCGACCAGGGGTCTACTGCAACGTGGACGATATGCTCAACTGGATACACACTGTCATGGAG aaaaacccttga